The genomic region CACGGTATCAGGACTATACAGGGAATTAAAGTGGGTCTTTATTCTTCAGCTAATAGCTGCCCTCAACCTCGCTAACGTGCCTCCTCTAGTGGGTTTCTGGGCTCACTCCTATATCTCAACCCTAACCTCGGCAAGCGCTCCGCTAAACACGTTCTATCTCTTCCTGGAGTTTCTGGGAGCAATATATATTGTAAGGTACGTGATGAAAACCTTCCTGTGGAAGGGAGAGACCCACGAAGAGGAGAAGGGACATGTTTACCCAGAGATGCTTATATCTCCCACTATCCTAGTGCTGGCGTCTATTGGCTTGGGTGCTTCAATCTCCCTCCTATCAGGGTTTATGGCATCTCACTTCTTCGCGGTAGGATTTGGCTTCGATTTTGTAGAGTTGGGACTTTCCCTTGTCGGTATAGTCATCGCGGTCGCGTTGTATCTTTCACCTAGGGACTTTGCCAGATATGCGGGATTAAGGCCTCTCATTAACTTCCTCTACTATGGATGGTACATCTACCCTGCCCTAGATAGGTTGGGCGTCTCGTTGTACAGGGGTGCATTGGCCACATATAGGGCCCTCGAGTATGGAACAATCGACATGGGACTTAATGTGAAGCTTCCGTCAGTCCTGATATCTGCTGGCAACAAGTACTTCAAGGACATTCAGACTGGGTTACTCAGGGATTACGTCGGACTTTACGTGGGTGGGTTGATCCTCTTGATGGTCATAGTCCTACTTGTGTTCGGGGTGATCTAATGAACCTACTTCTTTACCTTCCTGTTGTAATCCCCTCTATCCTTATCCTTTTCTCCTCCCTAACTGTGCTCTTCATGGACAAGGATGACAGGGGATATCAAGCTTCCGTGGGTCTCACTGCTGGGACTCTCCTTGTATCATTGGCTATCCTTGGCATATCCCTAGTTCTAAAGTTGTATGGCTACTCAATATTCACAGGATCCCTATACCTAGACGTTCCTGGCTATCTTCTTTCCATCGTGACCCTGGTCGGCACGCTAATAGCCCTAGCAGGGTTAGGAGGGCATATGAGGGACTGGAAAACTAGATCTTCCATGTTATCCCTCATGATGCTTACTGACCTTGGCGTAATCTACATGTCCTTCGCCTATGACGTACTCATAATACTTACGGGATGGGCAATCTCCTCGGCTGCAACTTACGCCATAACTATGTTGAGAAAGGACAGGAAGTCCGTGGATGCAGGAATAAAATACCTGATCCTAGGACTAGTTTCCTCCTCATTCATGATACTAGGTTTCGCAGCTTATGTTGTGGCAACGGGAACATTGTCACTCGCCTATTCCTCGTTGAGTTACCCAGACCTCCTAGTTCTGGGCATAGCACTTCTTTCAATGTCATTCCTATTCAAGATCGGAGCCTTCCCCTTCCAGGGCTGGTTACCCGACGTTTATACCATGGCTGATAGGGGCTCGATCTCCTTCGTGTCCAGTGTAGGGAAACTCGTGGGCATAGTTCCACTTCTCAGGATACTCACGTTAGGTGACCCGAGCTATGAGGAGGAAATAGCTGTGATCGCGTTATTTGTAACCATCTCAATCCTTAGTATGATCGTGGGTAACATTGTAGCGTACTCTAGGAGCGACGTAGCCTCAATTCTGTCCTTCAGTAGTATTGCCCAGGTTGGGTTCATTCTCATTGGTTTCGCCGTGATCCAGGTCAACACGGCGTTGGCTGAGGCTGGAATATTTACCCAAATACTTGCATATGTAATTGCGCAGGCAGGTTTGTTCAACTTCCTTGGTCACCTTGAGAAGCTCACTGGTACCACCAACTTAGAGGGACTTAGGGGGTTAGCCAAGGGAGATAGGGCATTGGCTGCTTCCTCCTCTATACTTCTCTTGAGTTTACTTGGAATCCCACCAATCCTTGGCTTCTGGGGGAAACTCTTCCTGTTCGAGTCCGCCTACTCTCTCCCATGGCTAGTGGTCATCGCCGTGATCAACAGCGCAGCTTCCGCAGGTTACTATATACCTGTCATTAGGGAGATGTTCAGGGAAGGATCTGTGAAGGTTGTGAAATCGGGCGAGAGGGACAGTGTTATAATTGCTGCAGTTCTGAGTATTGTAGTGGGAATATTGGCTCCCCTGGTGTTGGTGGTGTTCGGTTGATAAGAGTTGGCATAGTGGGCGTAGGAAACGTTGCTTCCTCCCTTGTTCAGGGCGTGGAATACGTTAAGCAAGGAGGACGCGTGCCAGGAATACTTGACCTAGAGTATAGGCCAGAGGAAATTGATATTGTTACTGCCTTTGACATTGATGCGAGAAAAGTGGGTAAGAAGCTGTCCCAGGCTATCTTTGAGAAACCTAACGTCGTGGAAAAGTACGTGGATGTGAGGTCTGACGTTGTCGTGCTTAGGGGACCTACCCTGGACGGGACTGAGGGAATACTGGGTAAGGTGATTGAGGAGTCCAAGGAGAGGCCAGTGGACGTTAAATCCGTTCTCAGGGAGAACAAGGTAGACGTGGTTGTTAACCTTCTTCCCACGGGGGTTGAGAGGGCGAGCGAGTACTACGCAGTTAACTCGCTGGAGGCAGGCTCTTCCCTAGTTAATGCCTCGCCTGCTCCTCTAGTGGAGAGGTTTGAGGAGAAGTTCAAATCCGCTGGTTTACCTCTCCTAGGTGACGACCTCATAAGCCAGATAGGTGGAACTGCTCTTCACGCAGGTATAATCAACTTCCTTACCGAGAGGGGGGTAAAGGTAACTAGGTCCTATCAGATTGATATCTCAGGAACCACTGAGACTCTCGTGACCCTAGAGGATTCCAGAAAGGAACTCAAGAAGAGGATAAAGTCATCATACATCTCCAGCCAGCAAGATGGAGTTGAAGTGGTTGCTGGAACTTCCGACTACGTAGAATTTCTAGGGGATAGAAGGGTAAGTTACATGGTGATAGAGGGAGAATATGCCCTAGGTGCTAAGGTAAGGATTGACGTTTCCATGAAGAGCTTGGATGGGCCTAACGCTGTGGCACCTCTCCTCGACCTGATTAGGCTCGCAAAGCTGTTGAAGGATAGGGGTATAGGTGGATCTCCTCCTCAGATATGCTCCCATTACTTTAAGGGGTACCACGGAAAAGTAGGTGGAGATACTAGGGCTAGTCTCATCAATTTCATTCAAGCCCTGAAGTGATGAGTGAACCCCGGCCTGATATGTGATGGTTTCCGTGTGAGGTCTGATCTCGCCTCTACGCTCTAGAGAGACAAGAGCTTTTTCTTTCACGACGTTCAAGATAAGAAAAAAAGATTTGGGTAAATCCTTTTTAAGCCTTTTCAAGACGTGCAGTTAGATGTAAGATGGATGGTAAAATTGTAGGATTTTCCGTAGCTATAATAGTTCTTCTCGTTGCGTCAGTAGTCGGTTTTTATGAGTACTCAACGGCTTCAGGGTCTCTAACATCTCTTCAAAGCACTGTTAGTGAGCAGAATAAAACTATATCCACACTCTCCTCTCAGATAGCTTCCCTTAACTCATCCCTACAGACTTACAAGACTCAGCTAACTGCTGCAGAGCAAAATGCCTCTAAGTATGATAACCTCTACATGATGTACCTCTCTATGTTTAATCAGGCCGAGAGCAATTACACCATGCTCAAACAGATGTACCAGCAACTATTGTCTAAAGTGAGCACTGGAGGCGCATCATACAAGGAGGGGGCAGCCCTAAACACTGCATT from Metallosphaera sedula DSM 5348 harbors:
- a CDS encoding inositol-3-phosphate synthase: MIRVGIVGVGNVASSLVQGVEYVKQGGRVPGILDLEYRPEEIDIVTAFDIDARKVGKKLSQAIFEKPNVVEKYVDVRSDVVVLRGPTLDGTEGILGKVIEESKERPVDVKSVLRENKVDVVVNLLPTGVERASEYYAVNSLEAGSSLVNASPAPLVERFEEKFKSAGLPLLGDDLISQIGGTALHAGIINFLTERGVKVTRSYQIDISGTTETLVTLEDSRKELKKRIKSSYISSQQDGVEVVAGTSDYVEFLGDRRVSYMVIEGEYALGAKVRIDVSMKSLDGPNAVAPLLDLIRLAKLLKDRGIGGSPPQICSHYFKGYHGKVGGDTRASLINFIQALK
- the nuoN gene encoding NADH-quinone oxidoreductase subunit NuoN, yielding MNLLLYLPVVIPSILILFSSLTVLFMDKDDRGYQASVGLTAGTLLVSLAILGISLVLKLYGYSIFTGSLYLDVPGYLLSIVTLVGTLIALAGLGGHMRDWKTRSSMLSLMMLTDLGVIYMSFAYDVLIILTGWAISSAATYAITMLRKDRKSVDAGIKYLILGLVSSSFMILGFAAYVVATGTLSLAYSSLSYPDLLVLGIALLSMSFLFKIGAFPFQGWLPDVYTMADRGSISFVSSVGKLVGIVPLLRILTLGDPSYEEEIAVIALFVTISILSMIVGNIVAYSRSDVASILSFSSIAQVGFILIGFAVIQVNTALAEAGIFTQILAYVIAQAGLFNFLGHLEKLTGTTNLEGLRGLAKGDRALAASSSILLLSLLGIPPILGFWGKLFLFESAYSLPWLVVIAVINSAASAGYYIPVIREMFREGSVKVVKSGERDSVIIAAVLSIVVGILAPLVLVVFG